A genomic region of Metopolophium dirhodum isolate CAU chromosome 1, ASM1992520v1, whole genome shotgun sequence contains the following coding sequences:
- the LOC132951342 gene encoding uncharacterized protein LOC132951342 — translation MIHDDGGFTPAQKFYYLRSSVSGQALDLIKSVPMTDTNYEVAIERLKQRYDNRSLVIQSHIRSLLESPYVEQPRAKDLQALHAHVSTHVAALKALDQPTEHWDAWLVTIIVSRLDSATSHASRCIAFESSEATSGPIKDIRTTLAGETAKKSNAKNVFPETKRSLVASSNTVSCKYCTDAHKLYHYEKFKAATINTRLSFVQEKRMCFNCLTPGHMANVCRSTYSFRTCNRKHHSLLHQERQQQIPEKEQLENKQPDISQQLSTSGVVVSAPVPVNTTAENSHVFLATALVMVQDKNGGHRQCRASLDSGSQVNFVSKSYANLLQLACKKSSLPISGIGDNRLKARSCNFHRPQSVDLLIGGGSFFDILGTTKIPLNIGSVTLYESNFGWLVTGELPKRQTPTLLSIGQTIEEDWKVLGIVEDTSYGRTSRANKRNQEELETVQHFKQHTIRDEERRFVVRLPIKETISEIGETLPMAIARFLNVEKRLQHDEHLKNEYIRFMNEYIKMGHMVEVLENSVQTQNHFYLPHHSVIKASSLTTKVRVVFDASAKSASGVSLNDVLKCGPTVQQDLFSILVRFRKHQFVLTSDIEKMFRQIKIAREDWDLQRIFWRSSPKELLRSYQLTTVTYGMTPASFLSTYCLIELAKSVEKQFPCASKVIAEDFYMDDLMTGADTEDDCCQLQREVSTVLDSAKLPLRKWCSNSEFVLQNMSKCVNDPLFVLDIGDDDTVKSLGLQWKPIADLFQFEIVSRSMEGTLTKRAILSDLNRIFDPLGFLSPVLVKGKIFLQQLWSTKIDWDARLPLNIQEIWGKFYEDLERLKYLSIPRKAIPERTDIIDVHGFCDASEEAYAACIYIRSQSSDGKWHSRLLCAKTRVAPLKENTIPRLELNGALLLTELAQRVADSWQINIHQFKLWTDSTIVLGWLNRQSSQLKIYVANRVAQIMDITEVSQWNHIGTQENPADIPSRGLRPRELLTARLWWNGPTWLESDEKDWILNPITHDDELPEVRIVKLVLLVIKPLNSIYRTLL, via the exons ATGATACACGATGATGGTGGATTTACACCAGCTCAAAAATTCTACTATTTACGGTCAAGTGTTAGTGGCCAGGCGTTAGACCTTATCAAGTCGGTTCCAATGACAGATACAAATTATGAGGTGGCAATAGAACGCCTGAAACAACGGTATGATAATCGCAGTCTTGTCATTCAGTCACATATTCGATCTCTCCTGGAATCTCCATATGTAGAACAGCCGAGGGCTAAAGACCTGCAAGCTCTACATGCCCATGTAAGCACCCATGTTGCAGCTTTAAAGGCGCTTGATCAGCCAACGGAGCACTGGGATGCGTGGCTAGTAACGATAATCGTCAGTCGTTTGGATTCTGCTACTAGTCATG CCAGTCGATGTATAGCTTTCGAGTCTTCCGAAGCAACTTCTGGACCAATAAAAGATATCAGAACTACATTGGCCGGTGAAACAGCAAAAAAGAGCAATGCCAAAAATGTATTTCCTGAGACAAAGCGATCTTTAGTGGCATCATCCAATACAGTATCCTGTAAATACTGCACTGATGCTCATAAATTGTATCACTACGAGAAGTTCAAGGCCGCTACTATAAACACACGTCTCTCATTTGTTCAGGAAAAACGAATGTGTTTCAACTGTTTGACTCCTGGGCATATGGCAAATGTTTGCAGATCCACTTATAGTTTTCGGACGTGCAACCGCAAACATCATTCGTTATTACATCAAGAAAGGCAGCAACAAATACCAGAGAAGGAGCAGCTTGAAAATAAGCAACCTGATATAAGTCAGCAGCTATCTACCTCCGGAGTCGTAGTATCTGCACCAGTACCAGTGAATACCACCGCAGAAAATTCACACGTATTTCTTGCTACAGCATTAGTCATGGTTCAGGACAAAAATGGTGGACATCGACAGTGCAGAGCCAGCTTGGATAGTGGCTCTCAAGTCAACTTCGTTTCAAAGAGTTATGCAAACTTACTGCAGCTAGCATGTAAGAAGTCTTCATTGCCAATAAGTGGTATTGGAGACAATCGTTTAAAGGCAAGGTCGTGCA ACTTTCACCGTCCTCAAAGTGTTGACCTACTTATTGGAGGTGGCTCGTTCTTCGACATTTTGGGAACAACAAAAATACCATTGAATATAGGTTCAGTCACGCTTTATGAGAGTAACTTTGGATGGCTTGTAACGGGAGAACTGCCTAAACGCCAAACACCAACACTTTTGTCAATTGGACAGACGATAGAGGAGGATTGGAAGGTTCTCGGAATCGTTGAGGATACAAGCTATGGTCGAACATCAAGGGCGAATAAGAGAAATCAAGAAGAGCTAGAAACAGTGCAACATTTTAAGCAACACACAATACGTGATGAGGAACGGCGTTTTGTTGTACGACTTCCCATCAAGGAGACAATCAGTGAAATAGGCGAAACCTTACCTATGGCGATCGCACGATTCTTAAATGTAGAGAAAAGATTGCAGCATGACGAACACCTGAAGAACGAATACATACGATTTATGAATGAATATATTAAGATGGGGCATATGGTTGAAGTACTGGAAAATTCAGTTCAAACGCAGAATCACTTCTATCTGCCGCACCATTCAGTAATAAAGGCATCAAGTTTAACGACAAAGGTTCGAGTGGTTTTCGATGCTTCCGCCAAGAGCGCATCTGGTGTCTCTCTTAACGACGTTCTGAAATGCGGTCCTACTGTTCAGCaagatttattttctatacttgtTCGCTTCCGTAAGCATCAATTTGTCTTAACTTCCGATATAGAGAAAATGTTTCGGCAAATCAAAATCGCAAGAGAAGACTGGGACTTACAAAGAATTTTTTGGAGATCCAGTCCTAAGGAATTACTTCGTTCATATCAACTCACTACAGTAACATACGGAATGACTCCTGCTTCATTTCTATCTACCTATTGTCTAATAGAACTCGCGAAAAGTGTCGAAAAGCAATTCCCGTGCGCTTCAAAAGTGATTGCCGAAGATTTCTATATGGATGATTTAATGACGGGAGCCGACACCGAGGATGACTGCTGTCAATTACAAAGAGAAGTAAGCACAGTGCTAGATTCAGCAAAGCTACCGTTAAGGAAATGGTGTTCCAATTCCGAGTTTGTACTGCAAAACATGTCTAAGTGTGTTAACGATCCCTTGTTTGTGTTGGATATCGGAGACGATGACACTGTCAAGTCATTGGGACTGCAGTGGAAACCAATTGCCGACCTGTTTCAATTTGAAATCGTATCAAGATCCATGGAAGGTACATTGACAAAAAGAGCTATACTCTCAGACCTAAACAGAATTTTTGATCCACTCGGTTTCCTGTCACCGGTTCTAGTGAAGGGAAAAATATTTCTACAACAGCTCTGGTCCACGAAGATAGATTGGGATGCAAGGCTTCCGTTAAACATACAGGAAATATGGGGTAAATTTTATGAAGATCTGGAGCGACTGAAATATTTATCCATTCCCAGAAAGGCCATACCTGAACGAACTGATATCATAGATGTACACGGGTTTTGTGACGCATCCGAAGAAGCGTATGCGGCCTGTATCTACATTCGTTCTCAGAGCAGCGATGGAAAATGGCATTCCAGACTTCTTTGTGCAAAAACTCGAGTGGCCCCGttaaaagaaaatacaataCCACGACTTGAATTGAATGGTGCCTTGTTATTAACTGAATTGGCTCAACGGGTCGCTGATTCATGGCAAATCAATATTCATCAGTTCAAACTATGGACGGATTCAACTATTGTTTTAGGGTGGTTGAATAGACAAAGCAGCCAGCTAAAAATCTATGTTGCCAATCGAGTAGCTCAAATTATGGATATTACAGAGGTCAGCCAGTGGAATCATATAGGCACGCAGGAAAACCCAGCAGATATCCCTTCAAGAGGTTTAAGACCACGGGAACTGTTAACGGCAAGATTGTGGTGGAACGGACCTACCTGGTTGGAAAGTGATGAGAAGGATTGGATCTTGAATCCGATAACCCATGATGATGAGCTACCCGAAGTACGCATAGTGAAGCTAGTGCTATTAGTGATCAAACCGTTGAATAGTATATATAGAACACTACTCTGA
- the LOC132951509 gene encoding uncharacterized protein LOC132951509, with amino-acid sequence MIHDDGGFTPAQKFYYLRSSVSGQALDLIKSVPMTDTNYEVAIERLKQRYDNRSLVIQSHIRSLLESPYVEQPRAKDLQALHAHVSTHVAALKALDQPTEHWDAWLVTIIVSRLDSATSHASRCIAFESSEATSGPIKDIRTTLAGETAKKSNAKNVFPETKRSLVASSNTVSCKYCTDAHKLYHYEKFKAATINTRLSFVQEKRMCFNCLTPGHMANVCRSTYSFRTCNRKHHSLLHQERQQQIPEKEQLENKQPDINKQPDISQQLSTSGVVVSAPVPVNTTAENSHVFLATALVMVQDKNGGHRQCRASLDSGSQVNFVSKSYANLLQLACKKSSLPISGIGDNRLKARSCNFHRPQSVDLLIGGGSFFDILGTTKIPLNIGSVTLYESNFGWLVTGELPKRQTPTLLSIGQTIEEDWKVLGIVEDTSYGRTSRANKRNQEELETVQHFKQHTIRDEERRFVVRLPIKETISEIGETLPMAIARFLNVEKRLQHDEHLKNEYIRFMNEYIKMGHMVEVLENSVQTQNHFYLPHHSVIKASSLTTKVRVVFDASAKSASGVSLNDVLKCGPTVQQDLFSILVRFRKHQFVLTSDIEKMFRQIKIAREDWDLQRIFWRSSPKELLRSYQLTTVTYGMTPASFLSTYCLIELAKSVEKQFPCASKVIAEDFYMDDLMTGADTEDDCCQLQREVSTVLDSAKLPLRKWCSNSEFVLQNMSKCVNDPLFVLDIGDDDTVKSLGLQWKPIADLFQFEIVSRSMEGTLTKRAILSDLNRIFDPLGFLSPVLVKGKIFLQQLWSTKIDWDARLPLNIQEIWGKFYEDLERLKYLSIPRKAIPERTDIIDVHGFCDASEEAYAACIYIRSQSSDGKWHSRLLCAKTRVAPLKENTIPRLELNGALLLTELAQRVADSWQINIHQFKLWTDSTIVLGWLNRQSSQLKIYVANRVAQIMDITEVSQWNHIGTQENPADIPSRGLRPRELLTARLWWNGPTWLESDEKDWILNPITHDDELPEVRIVKLVLLVIKPLNSIYRTLL; translated from the exons ATGATACACGATGATGGTGGATTTACACCAGCTCAAAAATTCTACTATTTACGGTCAAGTGTTAGTGGCCAGGCGTTAGACCTTATCAAGTCGGTTCCAATGACAGATACAAATTATGAGGTGGCAATAGAACGCCTGAAACAACGGTATGATAATCGCAGTCTTGTCATTCAGTCACATATTCGATCTCTCCTGGAATCTCCATATGTAGAACAGCCGAGGGCTAAAGACCTGCAAGCTCTACATGCCCATGTAAGCACCCATGTTGCAGCTTTAAAGGCGCTTGATCAGCCAACGGAGCACTGGGATGCGTGGCTAGTAACGATAATCGTCAGTCGTTTGGATTCTGCTACTAGTCATG CCAGTCGATGTATAGCTTTCGAGTCTTCCGAAGCAACTTCTGGACCAATAAAAGATATCAGAACTACATTGGCCGGTGAAACAGCAAAAAAGAGCAATGCCAAAAATGTATTTCCTGAGACAAAGCGATCTTTAGTGGCATCATCCAATACAGTATCCTGTAAATACTGCACTGATGCTCATAAATTGTATCACTACGAGAAGTTCAAGGCCGCTACTATAAACACACGTCTCTCATTTGTTCAGGAAAAACGAATGTGTTTCAACTGTTTGACTCCTGGGCATATGGCAAATGTTTGCAGATCCACTTATAGTTTTCGGACGTGCAACCGCAAACATCATTCGTTATTACATCAAGAAAGGCAGCAACAAATACCAGAGAAGGAGCAGCTTGAAAATAAGCAACCTGATATAAATAAGCAACCTGATATAAGTCAGCAGCTATCTACCTCCGGAGTCGTAGTATCTGCACCAGTACCAGTGAATACCACCGCAGAAAATTCACACGTATTTCTTGCTACAGCATTAGTCATGGTTCAGGACAAAAATGGTGGACATCGACAGTGCAGAGCCAGCTTGGATAGTGGCTCTCAAGTCAACTTCGTTTCAAAGAGTTATGCAAACTTACTGCAGCTAGCATGTAAGAAGTCTTCATTGCCAATAAGTGGTATTGGAGACAATCGTTTAAAGGCAAGGTCGTGCA ACTTTCACCGTCCTCAAAGTGTTGACCTACTTATTGGAGGTGGCTCGTTCTTCGACATTTTGGGAACAACAAAAATACCATTGAATATAGGTTCAGTCACGCTTTATGAGAGTAACTTTGGATGGCTTGTAACGGGAGAACTGCCTAAACGCCAAACACCAACACTTTTGTCAATTGGACAGACGATAGAGGAGGATTGGAAGGTTCTCGGAATCGTTGAGGATACAAGCTATGGTCGAACATCAAGGGCGAATAAGAGAAATCAAGAAGAGCTAGAAACAGTGCAACATTTTAAGCAACACACAATACGTGATGAGGAACGGCGTTTTGTTGTACGACTTCCCATCAAGGAGACAATCAGTGAAATAGGCGAAACCTTACCTATGGCGATCGCACGATTCTTAAATGTAGAGAAAAGATTGCAGCATGACGAACACCTGAAGAACGAATACATACGATTTATGAATGAATATATTAAGATGGGGCATATGGTTGAAGTACTGGAAAATTCAGTTCAAACGCAGAATCACTTCTATCTGCCGCACCATTCAGTAATAAAGGCATCAAGTTTAACGACAAAGGTTCGAGTGGTTTTCGATGCTTCCGCCAAGAGCGCATCTGGTGTCTCTCTTAACGACGTTCTGAAATGCGGTCCTACTGTTCAGCaagatttattttctatacttgtTCGCTTCCGTAAGCATCAATTTGTCTTAACTTCCGATATAGAGAAAATGTTTCGGCAAATCAAAATCGCAAGAGAAGACTGGGACTTACAAAGAATTTTTTGGAGATCCAGTCCTAAGGAATTACTTCGTTCATATCAACTCACTACAGTAACATACGGAATGACTCCTGCTTCATTTCTATCTACCTATTGTCTAATAGAACTCGCGAAAAGTGTCGAAAAGCAATTCCCGTGCGCTTCAAAAGTGATTGCCGAAGATTTCTATATGGATGATTTAATGACGGGAGCCGACACCGAGGATGACTGCTGTCAATTACAAAGAGAAGTAAGCACAGTGCTAGATTCAGCAAAGCTACCGTTAAGGAAATGGTGTTCCAATTCCGAGTTTGTACTGCAAAACATGTCTAAGTGTGTTAACGATCCCTTGTTTGTGTTGGATATCGGAGACGATGACACTGTCAAGTCATTGGGACTGCAGTGGAAACCAATTGCCGACCTGTTTCAATTTGAAATCGTATCAAGATCCATGGAAGGTACATTGACAAAAAGAGCTATACTCTCAGACCTAAACAGAATTTTTGATCCACTCGGTTTCCTGTCACCGGTTCTAGTGAAGGGAAAAATATTTCTACAACAGCTCTGGTCCACGAAGATAGATTGGGATGCAAGGCTTCCGTTAAACATACAGGAAATATGGGGTAAATTTTATGAAGATCTGGAGCGACTGAAATATTTATCCATTCCCAGAAAGGCCATACCTGAACGAACTGATATCATAGATGTACACGGGTTTTGTGACGCATCCGAAGAAGCGTATGCGGCCTGTATCTACATTCGTTCTCAGAGCAGCGATGGAAAATGGCATTCCAGACTTCTTTGTGCAAAAACTCGAGTGGCCCCGttaaaagaaaatacaataCCACGACTTGAATTGAATGGTGCCTTGTTATTAACTGAATTGGCTCAACGGGTCGCTGATTCATGGCAAATCAATATTCATCAGTTCAAACTATGGACGGATTCAACTATTGTTTTAGGGTGGTTGAATAGACAAAGCAGCCAGCTAAAAATCTATGTTGCCAATCGAGTAGCTCAAATTATGGATATTACAGAGGTCAGCCAGTGGAATCATATAGGCACGCAGGAAAACCCAGCAGATATCCCTTCAAGAGGTTTAAGACCACGGGAACTGTTAACGGCAAGATTGTGGTGGAACGGACCTACCTGGTTGGAAAGTGATGAGAAGGATTGGATCTTGAATCCGATAACCCATGATGATGAGCTACCCGAAGTACGCATAGTGAAGCTAGTGCTATTAGTGATCAAACCGTTGAATAGTATATATAGAACACTACTCTGA
- the LOC132951422 gene encoding uncharacterized protein LOC132951422, with protein sequence MRKKINGPQSLTISDSDEARKSILRMVQAECFSKEISSLERGQEVPRNSKLRSLNPFLRDGLILVGGKLENSDIADGQKHPIVWPASHKITRLIFEAYHLELLHGGPQLMLSEVRRLYWPLLGRVTTRSVVWHCVKCTKARPRFNHPIMAPLPRDRVQCTRPFTVTGVDFAGPIYIRSGLRRVAAKKAWIAIFVCFSTKAIHLELADDLSSKSFMATFRCFMARRGKCAKVFSDNSTNFVGAQKELISMMKKASVDLEKEGIEWHFNPPSALHFGDIWESAVKSMKHHMKRVISDHKLTNTEMRTLLCQIEACLNSRPMTPLNSDPSDLAVLTPSHFLIGGAMLFPDEPDISKEKPNGLRRWQLVQNLMQTFWKRWSREYLPQTKIRGKWTSKSAQLAKNDVVIIKDDCMPTARWKLGLVMELHPGSDGVVRVVTIRTANGTLMRRPVIKLCRLPTEKDNSSVENQDFQRGENVAAATV encoded by the coding sequence ATGCGTAAGAAAATCAATGGGCCTCAATCCCTAACAATATCAGATTCGGACGAAGCGAGGAAATCAATTTTAAGAATGGTCCAAGCTGAGTGTTTCAGTAAAGAGATCTCGTCACTAGAAAGGGGACAAGAAGTACCAAGAAATAGTAAGTTGCGTAGTTTGAATCCCTTCCTGCGCGATGGGTTAATACTTGTTGGTGGAAAACTCGAGAATTCAGACATAGCCGATGGACAAAAACACCCTATAGTATGGCCTGCTAGTCATAAAATAACCAGGCTAATATTTGAAGCATACCATCTCGAGCTACTTCATGGAGGACCTCAGCTCATGTTATCTGAAGTTAGACGTCTTTACTGGCCACTGCTAGGTCGAGTAACCACGAGATCAGTGGTATGGCATTGTGTCAAATGTACAAAGGCACGTCCACGTTTCAATCATCCAATTATGGCACCACTCCCAAGAGACCGAGTTCAGTGTACTAGACCTTTCACTGTCACAGGTGTAGATTTTGCTGGACCCATATATATTCGCAGTGGTTTGAGGCGTGTAGCTGCTAAGAAGGCTTGGATTGCTATATTTGTTTGCTTCTCAACGAAGGCCATACATTTGGAGTTGGCTGACGATCTTTCAAGTAAGTCTTTCATGGCGACATTTCGTTGTTTTATGGCTAGAAGAGGAAAATGTGCTAAGGTTTTTAGTGACAATAGCACAAACTTTGTTGGGGCTCAAAAGGAGTTAATTTCAATGATGAAAAAAGCCAGTGTTGATCTTGAGAAAGAAGGTATTGAGTGGCATTTCAACCCGCCTTCTGCTCTACATTTTGGTGATATATGGGAGAGTGCCGTGAAGAGTATGAAACACCACATGAAGAGAGTTATATCTGATCACAAGCTTACGAATACAGAAATGCGAACTCTCTTGTGCCAAATCGAGGCTTGTCTCAATTCCAGACCGATGACTCCACTAAATAGTGATCCTTCTGACTTGGCAGTCCTTACTCCATCTCACTTCTTGATTGGAGGAGCTATGTTGTTCCCAGATGAACCAGACATATCTAAGGAAAAGCCCAATGGTCTACGTAGATGGCAACTAGTGCAAAATTTGATGCAGACCTTTTGGAAGCGGTGGTCGAGAGAGTATCTACCACAGACTAAAATTCGTGGCAAGTGGACAAGCAAGAGCGCACAGCTAGCAAAGAACGATGTCGTTATTATCAAAGATGATTGTATGCCTACAGCCAGATGGAAGTTAGGATTGGTTATGGAATTGCATCCTGGCTCTGATGGTGTAGTCCGGGTTGTCACCATAAGAACAGCAAACGGAACGCTCATGCGTCGGCCAGTAATCAAATTATGTCGACTACCGACTGAAAAGGACAACAGCTCAGTTGAAAACCAGGATTTTCAACGGGGGGAGAATGTTGCCGCCGcaacagtttaa
- the LOC132951265 gene encoding uncharacterized protein LOC132951265 yields the protein MRKKINGPQSLTISDSDEARKSILRMVQAECFSKEISSLERGQEVPRNSKLRSLNPFLRDGLILVGGKLENSDIADGQKHPIVWPASHKITRLIFEAYHLELLHGGPQLMLSEVRRLYWPLLGRVTTRSVVWHCVKCTKARPRFNHPIMAPLPRDRVQCTRPFTVTGVDFAGPIYIRSGLRRVAAKKAWIAIFVCFSTKAIHLELADDLSSKSFMATFRCFMARRGKCAKVFSDNSTNFVGAQKELISMMKKASVDLEKEGIEWHFNPPSALHFGGIWESAVKSMKHHMKRVISDHKLTNTEMRTLLCQIEACLNSRPMTPLNSDPSDLAVLTPSHFLIGGAMLFPDEPDISKEKPNGLRRWQLVQNLMQTFWKRWSREYLPQTKIRGKWTSKSAQLAKNDVVIIKDDCMPTARWKLGLVMELHPGSDGVVRVVTIRTANGTLMRRPVIKLCRLPTEKDNSSVENQDFQRGENVAAATV from the coding sequence ATGCGTAAGAAAATCAATGGGCCTCAATCCCTAACAATATCAGATTCGGACGAAGCGAGGAAATCAATTTTAAGAATGGTCCAAGCTGAGTGTTTCAGTAAAGAGATCTCGTCACTAGAAAGGGGACAAGAAGTACCAAGAAATAGTAAGTTGCGTAGTTTGAATCCCTTCCTGCGCGATGGGTTAATACTTGTTGGTGGAAAACTCGAGAATTCAGACATAGCCGATGGACAAAAACACCCTATAGTATGGCCTGCTAGTCATAAAATAACCAGGCTAATATTTGAAGCATACCATCTCGAGCTACTTCATGGAGGACCTCAGCTCATGTTATCTGAAGTTAGACGTCTTTACTGGCCACTGCTAGGTCGAGTAACCACGAGATCAGTGGTATGGCATTGTGTCAAATGTACAAAGGCACGTCCACGTTTCAATCATCCAATTATGGCACCACTCCCAAGAGACCGAGTTCAGTGTACTAGACCTTTCACTGTCACAGGTGTAGATTTTGCTGGACCCATATATATTCGCAGTGGTTTGAGGCGTGTAGCTGCTAAGAAGGCTTGGATTGCTATATTTGTTTGCTTCTCAACGAAGGCCATACATTTGGAGTTGGCTGACGATCTTTCAAGTAAGTCTTTCATGGCGACATTTCGTTGTTTTATGGCTAGAAGAGGAAAATGTGCTAAGGTTTTTAGTGACAATAGCACAAACTTTGTTGGGGCTCAAAAGGAGTTAATTTCAATGATGAAAAAAGCCAGTGTTGATCTTGAGAAAGAAGGTATTGAGTGGCATTTCAACCCGCCTTCTGCTCTACATTTTGGTGGTATATGGGAGAGTGCCGTGAAGAGTATGAAACACCACATGAAGAGAGTTATATCTGATCACAAGCTTACGAATACAGAAATGCGAACTCTCTTGTGCCAAATCGAGGCTTGTCTCAATTCCAGACCGATGACTCCACTAAATAGTGATCCTTCTGACTTGGCAGTCCTTACTCCATCTCACTTCTTGATTGGAGGAGCTATGTTGTTCCCAGATGAACCAGACATATCTAAGGAAAAGCCCAATGGTCTACGTAGATGGCAACTAGTGCAAAATTTGATGCAGACCTTTTGGAAGCGGTGGTCGAGAGAGTATCTACCACAGACTAAAATTCGTGGCAAGTGGACAAGCAAGAGCGCACAGCTAGCAAAGAACGATGTCGTTATTATCAAAGATGATTGTATGCCTACAGCCAGATGGAAGTTAGGATTGGTTATGGAATTGCATCCTGGCTCTGATGGTGTAGTCCGGGTTGTCACCATAAGAACAGCAAACGGAACGCTCATGCGTCGGCCAGTAATCAAATTATGTCGACTACCGACTGAAAAGGACAACAGCTCAGTTGAAAACCAGGATTTTCAACGGGGGGAGAATGTTGCCGCCGcaacagtttaa